The Rhea pennata isolate bPtePen1 chromosome 5, bPtePen1.pri, whole genome shotgun sequence nucleotide sequence TGCGATGGCAGCACAATGCACACAGGCATGGGCTCCTTCCTGGATGTCACAGCCCCTGTCCTGGTATCCCATTCACCTGCACACAGTGTCCCATGTGTGGGGACACGACCGCCACACAAACAGTGTCTTCTGCACAGCTGCGGGCACGTGGTGTCATGCACACACCCAGGGTCACAAACACTGGCACACAGTCTCATGCACACGGTGTCACAAACAAATGATCTCTCTCGCGCACACACACAGTGTCTCACATGGTGTAACAGTGTCTCACAAACACACTGACCCACAATGcatctcacagaatcacacagaatcacagaatggttgaggttggaagggacctctggagatcatctagtccaacacccttgctcaagcagagtcacctagagcacattaaGACAGGATCACAcccaggcagattttgaatatctccagagaaggagactccacaacctctctgggcagcctgttctcgtgctctgtcaccctcacaggaaagaacaTTTCCCCCATATTCAGGTGGGACttgctttgcttcagtctgTGCTCATTGCCTCTAATCCTGTCACagagcaccactgaaaatattctggccccatcctcttcaTACCCTCACTTAAGAtttttgtatacattgataagatcccctctcagtcttccccaggctaaacaggcccagctctcgcagccattcctcagagggcagatgctccaggcccataatcatcttcatagccctatgctggactctctccagtagctccatgtctctcttgtactgaggagcccagaactggacacagaactccagatgaggcctccacagggctgagtagagaggcaggatcacctccctcgacctgctggcaacactcttccgTATGCACCCCAGggtaccattggccttcctggccgcaagggcacattgctggctcatggtcaactcgttatccaccagcactcccagggccttcccttcagagctgcatttCAGTATGTCAAGCCTCAGCCTATCctggtgcacagggttatttttccctaggtgcaggactccgcacttgcccttgttgaacctcatgagatttctctccacccaactctccagcttgtccaggtctctctgaatggcagcacaccTCTGGTATATCAGtcactcctcctcctctgtcccttcatccaggtcattgacaAACAAATTGAACAAAACAGGACCCAGGACTGACTcttgggggacaccactagctacaggcttCCAAttagactctgcactgctgatcacagccctctgagctctgcctttcagccagttctcaatccacctctgtccactcatctaacccacacttgctgatCTGATCTGTGAGGATGTTAGGGAGACACTGTCGAAAGCCtcgctgaagtcaaggtagacaacatccaccGCTGTCCCCTTTTCTggctcctcctccttgcccttcttgaagaccggagtgacattagctttctcctactcctcaggcacctctcctgttttccatgacctttcaaagatgatggagattGCAATAACATCTCCAAACTCCCTCAGCATCCGTGGGTGCATTCCATtagggcccatggatttgtgggtaTCAAGTTTGCCcaaatgatctctaacccaatcctgctcaaccaagggaaagtcttccttcctccagacTCTCTATCTTGTCTCcagggtctgggattcctgatggctgcccttagcagtgaagactgaagcaaggtattcagtaactctgccttctctgtgtccttcaTCAGaggcgcgcacacacacacacacacacacacacactgtgtcTCTCTCACCACCACCCATcactctctcacacacacacacaaacaccagCACACAAGCCTggtgtcacacacacacacacgcacgctAACAGTATCTCATGCGCACAAACACATCCagtgtctctctctccctcactcacacacacacacactcagtgTCAACACACACATCTAGTGTCTCATGCACACACTCACTCCTGGTGTCTCACACCCACACACGGTGTCTCACACAGTCATATCTGGTGTCTCACACATCAACAGTCACACACAAATGGTCACTCACACATGTGCACCTAGCTGGTGTCATATATACTCTCGCACTCACATGTGCTATCACACACGTGTATATGATGTCTCACACCTACACAGTGTCACACTCGCTCGCACACACGGTGTCTCACAGTgtcacacatacacacagtcacacatacatgcacacaggCTGTCTCACATGGTGCCTCACAAACATGTAAGACATGGCGTCTCACAAACACATAGGGTGTCACATGCACAGGCATACACCCACACCTGGTGTCACATCCCCAAACACAGTGTTACACACACACCTAGTATCACACACCTAGTGTCTctctcacacatacacacggtgtcacacacacccacacacacgGTGTCACACACAccattcacacacacactcaatgtctctctctctctctctctctctctcacacacacacacacacacacacacacacacacacacacacacacacacacactctgtctctctcgctctctcccacacgcacacgcacgcgCGCCAGCTCGcgccctccctcctccccctctgctcctctccccggtgcggcgcggcgcggcgcggcgcggcgcggcaggcGGAGGCGGAAGGTGGCGGCGGGGGAGGGCCGAgggccgcccgggccccgcctgctgcccgcgccgccgcaccggcgcccgcgccgccgggacacgcacgcacacgcacacacacacacacacacacacacaacactcACACACCAACGTACAGCACCGCGCACACTCGcacccgccgcctcccgcgccaTGCCCCGGCGCCGCTGAGGGCCGCGCCACCGCCACTGGGCCGCGCACCGCCaccgggccgcgccggggccgcccagCTCGaggccgctcccgccgccccggggccgccccggccgccccggggccgcgccgcctgcCCAGGGCCGCCTgaggccggggccgcccgcggggctgaggccggggccgccgccgccgcggggcgggggccgcggcaaGATGGCGGACCTGGAGGCGGTGCTGGCCGACGTGAGCTACCTGATGGCCATGGAGAAGAGCAAGGCCacgccggccgcccgcgccaGCAAGAAGATCCTGCTGCCCGAGCCCAGGtagggcagcgccgccgccccccggtACTGCTCCCCTCCCTGTACCCCGCTGCCTTCACCCGTGCTGCCCGCAGCTGCTCGCCAGCTCCGGCCCTCCTGCCCCCGCGGCGGGACCGGCAGGGCCTAGTGGGGGAAAGGGTGACCCACAGGTGTTAATGTGGCCTGGCGTGGCCAAGCAGGGTGGGCGTGTGCCAGTGTGGCCCACGGGTGCCAGCGGGGCTGATCTGCAAGAGTGCCCCACGTTTGCAAGCAGAGCTGGCATGTGCAAGCAGGACTGGCACGTGCAAGTGTGACTGGGTGTGTGTAAGAGAGTCCTGGCATGTGCAAGCGGGACTGGCCTGTGCAAGTAAAGCACAGTGCAGGGGCGTCTGTTGCATGTGCAAGCAGAGCTGGCACATGCAGACAGTCCATAGCATGCACAAGTGGGGCCTGGCATGTGCAAGTGTGGCACAGAGTGTGCAGGCAGTGTGCCACCCCTGCGAGTGCAGCCTGTGCAAGCAGGGTCTGGTGCATGCAAGCAGAATGCTGCATGCATGTGCAAGCATGACTTGGCACATGCAAGCAGGGGTCAGGGTGCACAGGCAGTATGCACAAGTGCAGCAAGGCACATGCAAGCGTTGCAGAGCACATGTGGGCATTGTGCAAGCAGGGGCCCTCGTGCAAAGGTGTCATAGCATCTGTGAGGGTGTTCTGGTGCGTGCAAGCATGAGCTTGACCCAGTGCCTGCAGGTGGGTCCCAGCACTGGTAGCAGCCAGGGAGACAGGATGTGGGGTGCTGGCCTGCACTGCCGTGGCCCAACTGGCCCTTGGCCTTTCCTGCTCATCAAGTTCCCCTTTCTGTCATCACAGTGTGCAGGCATGGCCACACCATCCGCCCGCCTGCACAGACGCACACCCCAGCACACCTCTCCAGTACACATCCTTCCGGGCACACAAAGATCCGTCTCTCCAGTACATATCCTTCTGGGCACTTAGATTTGCCCATGCAGGTGCATATGcgggcacacacacacacatgctcacaTCCACACTCCCGCACAAGCATCAGCAATGCACAACTGCACATACATAAGCACATCTGTGCTCACACCtcctgcacacatgcacatgcacccTTCTCCTAAAGGGCACATCTGTGAATGTACATGCACCTATtgcacacaaaaacacatgtgcacatgcaaATCTTGCACATGCTGTCCCAggcacatgcatacacacagaTACTCTGCAAGGCATGTGCACGCaaacacacacgtgtgcacatCTCCTATACATACCTTTCCAggcacacatgcatgtgcagtCACACCCAGCCATACATGCATGTGCACGCCCCCCTTGCCCATAGACACACTGTCCCAACACGTGTCCCATGACAGACACACAAACTGCTTCACCTGGGCCCAATCATACCATCCTAGAGCCATGCATttccacatgcacacacacacaaatgcacagaCTGCACCAGGGTTGGGCTGCGTGCACACGCATGcttgcacatgcacacacatggtGTATGGCTggtacacatgcacacatttgCACATTGGTTTTGCTGACACACTTGCCCTGGCCTCCCCTCCACATGCTAATATatacacgtgcacacacacacagtagtGGTGCACTCTGCTGTGCATACTGCTCCCACATGCCTGTTAACCTCGCGCACACCCACACACCCCCTCTTGCCCATGCAACCCACTTCACAACTTCCCTTTGCACACCCACTGTGCGCAGGCACCGGTGCGCAGCCCAGCACACACCACGCACACAACCCAACGCACACAGCATACAGGGTGCATGCATTCTGTGAGCACCACATGCAGCCTGATATGCATGATGACAGCACAACGTAACATGCCCGGCCCTGGCATTGCAACGTGGCTCTGTGCACATGTGCAGGTGCCTgttgcacaaacacacacaggtgCCAGCATACTGCCCCACACCTCCTGGGAGCTGGGGGTAGCCCAGGCATCCTAGGTGACTCAGGCAACCCCGCTCCAGCCACTCGACCCCACTTCCTTCCCAGCTCAGAGGCTGGGCATCCTCGTTCCCAGACCCCATGCTCTCGCTGCCAGGCCCCTCTTCTGCTGCAGGTGTCAGGGAGCAACCCAGGTGTCCTTGGCTGACCATGGCATTCATGCACTGTGTTTAGGTCCCACACTACAGCCTtgcctgcctcagtttccctggaGGGGCAATGGGGGAGGGCTCTACTGGGCCCTCAGATGCCTGGGTCCCCTCTGCTTGGTCCTCCCCACAGGGGGCACCCTGTGCCTGTCCCTTACCAGGGCACAGCAGGATGTCACTGCGGGGGCAGAACCAGAGTCAGATGTGCAAGACTCCCTGGAGACAAATGTGCAGAGAAGATGACTGAGGAGGGGACATAGCCCACCCCTAGAGCAGTGGGAGATGGCTTGAGGGGGACAGGGCCATAGGGGACACAATAGGGGTGTGGGGTAGGGAGGCAGAAATGAGCCTGTCCGGCGTCTCCCCAGCATCCGCAGTGTCATGCAGAAGTACCTGGAGGACCGGGGGGAGGTGACCTTCGACAAGATCTTTGCACAGAAGATCGGTGAGCTGAAGAGCCTGTGGCGGTGCTGGGGGACTGGACTGTGGGTCATAGCTAGGGGAGCTGTGTAGTGAGTTCCCCACCTCGTCacttccctccccgccccagcACCAGTGCTAACCGTCCAGGGCAGGAAGCTCCTCTCACTTCCTCCTGCCTGGCGCTGGTGGTTTCCGGGCACGTCCACCCTGCCGCAGCCTGCTCCACGGTGCCAGCCTCCGTCCCTCTGCCACTGTGCCCTACTGGAACCTACCCCACAGTGCCCCACAGCACTATTTCATTGCGTCTATGCCCCATAGCGCCCCATCACATTTCttggctgctggctgtgctgaaCAGTGTCCTTGCCTCAGTGTATCACCATGCTGAACCCTCCCAGGGCTGGTTTTACCACTTGGCACATCCCTAAGCCTTGCATGGAGGATAAACAGGAACAGAGAGAGGGTCTCCATGCGCCCCAGTCTGGGGGCAATGGGGCactgtgctctgctgcagggcGGGCAGCTCTCACAAAGGCCATCTGCTTCTCCCAGGGTACCTGCTCTTCCGTGACTTCGCCCTCAACCAGGCAGAGGAGGCCAAACCCCTCATGGAGTTTTACGAGGAGGTGAGATGAGGTTCTTGGATGGACCCCAATGTCTTGCAAGTGGTCTTGCAAGTGTGAGGTGGGGCCAGAGCAGATTTAGTAACTGTGGTGCCCAGGGATGTAGTTGTCACTGTGTCCAGCAAGCGTAGTAGCCATCATGCCCTGGGGACGTGGCACCATGGGTACACAGAGTAGCAAGGGGACATGGTACCCAGGGTGCTTGGGGTATCATAGGCAGGGTAAAGAGGAGATACGGTACCCAGGATCCCCAAGGGGACAGTGTGCCCAAGGGACATGGTGCTCAGAGTGCTTGGGATGAAGTACCTAAGAGATGTGGTAACCAAAGGGTGCCTGGGATTTGGTTCCCATTTTGCTTGGGATGTCGTACCTGAAGGGCCTGGGGACGTGTTTGCCAGAGTACGAAGTGCAAGGGAGCTGCCTTGCCCAAGACTATACCTGCTCCTTGGTGGGGGTGACACCTGTGCCCCATGGTGGGTCTGGGAAGCTGTGTAGTTCCATGCCAACAGGAACTCGGTCCTTGCTAGATCAAGAAGTATGAGAAGCTGGACTCCGAGGAGGAGCGAACTGCCCGGAGCCGCCACATCTTTGACCATTACATTATGAAGGAGCTGCTGGCCTGCTCCCATGTGAGTGCCATGCCTGGCGGGTGCTGTACCCATAAAGTGCTTGGGGGGGGAGGTGTGCCCACATACCTAGTGTGCCTAGGTGATGTGGTACCCAGTCTCTTTGGGAAGGAGGTGACAAAACCACCATCAGCTCTGTTGTAGGAGGGTACTGAAACACCACAGACCCAATCCCATGGGTGAGGTGTTGGTTCTCTACAAGTTCCCTGCTTGTGCAGCCCTCTTTGGCCCCTGTGAGAATGCTTGTCTCCAGTGCTTCCATCTGCTCTGCCTAGGAGTGACATGATCCTATTTTACCTTGCAGCCCTTCTCCAAGAGTGCCACAGAGCATGTCCAGAGCCGCCTGAGCAAGAAACAGGTGCCCCCAGACCTCTTCCAGGTGGGCATAGCCCAGTACAGACCTGGGGTCCCTGCCACCTCTGGTACTCAGAGAGTTAATCCTTGCAAGGGGCTGGTGAGAGGGTGTGGGGGCTGGCAGGGACAGGGGACCCTGGGGGTGGTAGTGGGCTCCCAGAGGATATGGCAACCCCAGGGGATAGTGATGGAGTCCCTGGGAGGTTGGCAGTGAGGGGGGATTGCTGGGAGTCTGCATGGGGTAGTCATCAGGTCCCTAGAGGTTGGCAGTGACAAAGGGACCTCAGGGCTGTGGGAGTCCTCAATGAGTGGTGATTGAGAGCCCAGAGGTATAGCTGACCTGGGCTGGCGGTGGCATCCTCAAGGGACTGGCAGTGGCAAGGGGTCTCCAGGGATGGAGTTGGAGTCCTTGGGGTGCTGGTTGTGATGGGGGTGCCAAGGGATGGTGATGTTGGGGTCCCCAGAGATACTGGTGACCCTGAGTGGCAATAAGGTCATCATGGGGTCCCCAAAGGGTAACAATGGGAATATGGGAAATCCCAAGGGTAGAGGAGATCCCAGGTAATGACTGGAGACCCAAAGGGTACGGGTGACCTTGGGTGGCAGCAGGGACCCAGCACTGACCTGTGTTCCCCCAGCCCTACATTGAGGAGATCTGCCAGAACCTGCGTGGGGGAATCTTCCAGAAATTCATTGAGAGGTGAGATGGAGGGGTGACAGGCCTGTTGGCACTGGGGTGTTCTAGCACACCCAGAGGCTCCAGCCAAGAGAAGGATTCCTAGGTAGGAGTTCCAAGGGTTTCCAGACTAGGGTTTCAGGGAGGCCTTGTCATCCCCGGGGATATCTTTGTTCCCAGATGGGAGTCCTGGGGGGTTTCTCTGTCTGTAGACATGTCCCAGGATCCCTCTGTCAACAAATGGGTCTTGAGGGTCTCTGCTGGGGCTCCACTTTTGCCCTCTCTCTGCTTCATTGCAGTGACAAGTTCACACGATTCTGCCAGTGGAAGAACGTGGAGCTGAACATCCATGTGAGCGGGGACCTCTGTGCCAGGAGGCACCTCCAGGGCATCTCTAGGGGCACTGCCTGGGCAGGAGGCATGGGTCCCAGTCCCCCAGAGAGACACACAGACCTAGGGTCAAGACTGCTACCCATGGCACTTCCTGGCAGGGTAGCCTTGTGCAAGCACCCTCAAAACTCCCCACGAGCACCCTGACACACTCCCATGGGCTCTCTCATGCAGATGCAGGTTGCATTTCCACATCAACCTGTGCTCATGGGGATGTGTAGAGCAGGCTCCATGTTCCCCCATGTTCCCCACCATCCACTACCACCAGCACACACTCATGCACACAACTTCCCTGGCACTGTGGACACCAGGGGACCCAGGCATCCAAGGTAACACCTGTCTCTTTCTCATCTGCTCCAGCTGACGATGAATGACTTCAGCGTTCACCGCATCATTGGCCGTGGCGGCTTTGGGGAGGTCTACGGCTGCCGAAAAGCAGATACAGGCAAAATGTAATGGGGAGGATGTGTTGTCTTGACGGGTGAAGGGATCTGCCTGTGAGGAGGGGGCCTGGGGACGTGGTCCCATGGACAGCCACGAAGCAGGGGATGCAGGAGTGTTGCCATGACAGCAGATGGCAGGGGGGTATGGAAGTGTCACCATGGCTATAGCTCTCCGGGGGATTAAAGGACATCATGCGGTCCTTGAGTGATAGCTAGATGTGATGATGTGGCTATGGCTACTGGTGGTAGAGGGATACTGGTGGTGGCATATGCTGTGGGCATAGCTGTGGGCAGGGGAAGGACACAGCAACTTGGCAGTGGCTACTGGAGGAATGTGGCTCTGTGGCTGGAGGAGGGTCATGGGGCTACAGGTATGGCAGCAGAGGAATACAGTAATATGACTGTAAGCTGAGGAAAGAGGTGGCATTGTGGCTATGGGTAGAGGAGGGTTGTGGGCATGCAGCCATGTGTAGGAGAGGGACATGCTATCATGTTGTGGAGGAGGGACACAGCACGGTGGTGCTGGGTGGAGGAGGGATATGGCATCGTGTCTGTGGTCAGTGACAGTCCATAGCACCGTGgccatgggcagcagcaggaccccaCAGGGACTCTTTTCCCCTAGGTACGCCATGAAGTGTTTGGACAAGAAGCGCATCAAGATGAAACAAGGCGAGACACTGGCCCTCAATGAGCGCATCATGTTATCCCTCGTCAGCACTGGGGTAAGGTTCTGGGCAGGGTTGGTTCCCTGGGCATGGTGACGGAGTGGACATTCTGGGCACAGGCCACAGCACAGGCCGTGCCATGGGTGTGTGGACAATCTTGCTGGCGAGAGAAGGGTGTTCCTGGGGTGACCATTGGCACTGTGTGAGTCTCTCTCCTATGTCAGGACTGCCCATTCATCGTGTGCATGTCATATGCCTTCCACACGCCCGACAAGCTCAGCTTCATCCTCGACCTCATGAATGGTGAGAGATCCCCAGCTCTGGTCCTGAGAGACCCTGTGGCTAACTAGGGGCCTTGCTGCTTTGCCTAATCCACATCCCCAGGACCATGGCTTCCCTGGTCCAACCTGATTCCCAGGCTCAGAGCTCTCTGCCTGCACCATTCCTGGGTCGTGGAGGGCAGCATTGGGGTGACACCTGGGTCCCTCTTGCTGCAGGGGGGGACCTGCACTATCACCTGTCTCAGCATGGCGTCTTCTCAGAGGCGGAGATGCGATTCTATGCAGCCGAGATCATCCTGGGCCTGGAGCACATGCACAGCCGCTTTGTGGTGTATCGTGATCTCAAGGTGACCCCATGGGTACCCACAGGCTCTATGGACACCCCCTAGACACCCTGTGGGTACCCACATACCATATTGGCATCCATGGAGCTCATGGATAATCCCAGGTCATGCAGACATTCACAGACCTACAGGCAGCCCCAGGCCCTACTGACAGCCCCAGACGCTGTATGAACCCCCCAGATCTGTGGGCACCTATGCACTTTGTGGGTACCCACACACCTGTCAGGAACCCTCAGAGCCTATGGGACTTCCCAAACCCTGTGGGCATCCCCAGGTGCCTTAAGTATTCCCAGAACTTGCAGGTACCTCCAAGCACCGTGGACACTTCCGATCCTATAGGAACTCCCCAGGGCCTGTGGGCATCTCTTGATCCTGTAGGTGTCTCAAGACCTCATGGGCACTCGCAAATGCTGCAGGCAGTTGCAGGTCCCACAGACACCTCAGTCCTATGGGCGCCCCCAAATCCCACAGAGCACCAGCACCCTAGCTCAACACACGAATGCCTCTTGCCTTGCTGCCCCACCGTTCCCATGGAGAGTGCTTGGGGCTCAGGGATGGTGTGATGTTTCGGCAGCCAGCAAACATCCTTCTGGATGAATTTGGGCATGTCCGTATCTCAGACCTGGGCCTGGCCTGCGATTTCTCCAAGAAGAAGCCTCATGCCAGTGTGTAAGTGTGCCCCTAGCCTGCCCTGCCTAGCACTGCCTGGCTGGTCTGGTCCCTGACCCCCGCTCTGTGTCCCCACAGGGGCACCCACGGGTACATGGCTCCAGAGGTGCTGCAGAAAGGAGTAGCGTATGACAGCAGCGCTGACTGGTTCTCACTGGGCTGCATGCTCTTCAAACTGCTACGAGGGTGAGTGCATGGGCATGGCAGGCACGGGGTGGCCAAAGGGTCAGTGCCCCGCTGATCTCCCCTCTTCCTTCGTGTTCACAGGCACAGCCCCTTCCGGCAGCACAAGACAAAGGACAAGCATGAGATTGACCGTATGACCCTCACCATGGTGAGTCTGGGCACACAGGGCAGGTGGCCTGGTGCCATGCTGGCATCTGCCCCTCATCATGCCAGGGAGGCACATGAGGCACAAGCACCCTAGCACACCACAGCCTCTCCCTTTGAGTGCCAGGGCAAGCTGAGGCTGGCAGGTACAGGCAGGGCATGGGCACCCTTGTGCCACCATGTCTTCACCCCCCTGTGCCAGCGGAGGCCTGCAGGGCACAGTGGGAGCAGGCACAGTGTGAAGAGATGTGGGGGCCCTGATGATGGGCAGTGCTTGGATGCAGCAAATGCGGGAGGATGTGTTCCTGCCCATCTGTGTGTGTAGTATGGAAGGACACATGCATATGTGGACATCTGCATGTAGGGATGTGTTTGCATAAACGTGTATgcctgtgtgcatgtgtgtgagagGTTGCATGTAGAGATGTATTTGCtagtgtctgtgtgtgcatcATCTGTCTGTGCACACATCTGTGTAGCAATTGCACATGTGTGTGCCTCTGTGCACTTGTGTgactggtgtgtgtgtgtatgtgcatccTTGCATGTGACTGAgtgtacacacatatacagTGCACATGTGTATGTCCGCATGTGCGTGCATTGATGCATGCATTATGGTGTACAAACACATGTAGGTCTCTGCGCACATACCTGTGTATGCACACCTCCGTGCACATAGCAGTATGTCCATCCTATGCACATACGTGTCTGTGCCAGCGTGTCTTTGTGAGCACACACGTGTACCTCCATGTGTATCTCTGTACCCAGGCACACATGTGCCTTGGTGTTTGTATGCCTGTGCACACctctgcatgcatgtgtgcactgCCCTGAGCAGATGTGTGCATCCATGTGCATGCAAGAGCGTAGGTGTGCACGTTCCCCGCCACCCTGGCAGCACCAGGGAGCCCCGCCAGGCCTAGCATCAATGCTTGGGGCCCGCGGTAATGATGCTCTCACCTGCAGGCTGTGGAGCTGCCTGACTCCTTCTCCCCAGAGCTGTGCTCCTTGCTTGAAGGGCTGCTGCAGCGAGATGTCAACCGGCGGCTGGGCTGCATGGGACGCGGGT carries:
- the GRK2 gene encoding beta-adrenergic receptor kinase 1 isoform X1; protein product: MADLEAVLADVSYLMAMEKSKATPAARASKKILLPEPSIRSVMQKYLEDRGEVTFDKIFAQKIGYLLFRDFALNQAEEAKPLMEFYEEIKKYEKLDSEEERTARSRHIFDHYIMKELLACSHPFSKSATEHVQSRLSKKQVPPDLFQPYIEEICQNLRGGIFQKFIESDKFTRFCQWKNVELNIHLTMNDFSVHRIIGRGGFGEVYGCRKADTGKMYAMKCLDKKRIKMKQGETLALNERIMLSLVSTGDCPFIVCMSYAFHTPDKLSFILDLMNGGDLHYHLSQHGVFSEAEMRFYAAEIILGLEHMHSRFVVYRDLKPANILLDEFGHVRISDLGLACDFSKKKPHASVGTHGYMAPEVLQKGVAYDSSADWFSLGCMLFKLLRGHSPFRQHKTKDKHEIDRMTLTMAVELPDSFSPELCSLLEGLLQRDVNRRLGCMGRGAQEVKEEPFFKGLDWQMVFLQKYPPPLIPPRGEVNAADAFDIGSFDEEDTKGIKLLESDQELYRNFPLTISERWQQEVTETVFEAVNADTDKLEARKKAKNKQLGHEEDYAMGKDCIMHGYMAKLGNPFLTQWQRRYFYLFPNRLEWRGEGESPQSLLTMEEIDSVEETQVKERKCILLRIRGGKQFVLQCDSDPELAQWRKELRDAQRQAQQLLQRVPRMQNKPRSPVVELSKVPFIQRSANGL
- the GRK2 gene encoding beta-adrenergic receptor kinase 1 isoform X2, which codes for MADLEAVLADVSYLMAMEKSKATPAARASKKILLPEPSIRSVMQKYLEDRGEVTFDKIFAQKIGYLLFRDFALNQAEEAKPLMEFYEEIKKYEKLDSEEERTARSRHIFDHYIMKELLACSHPFSKSATEHVQSRLSKKQVPPDLFQPYIEEICQNLRGGIFQKFIESDKFTRFCQWKNVELNIHLTMNDFSVHRIIGRGGFGEVYGCRKADTGKMYAMKCLDKKRIKMKQGETLALNERIMLSLVSTGDCPFIVCMSYAFHTPDKLSFILDLMNGGDLHYHLSQHGVFSEAEMRFYAAEIILGLEHMHSRFVVYRDLKPANILLDEFGHVRISDLGLACDFSKKKPHASVGTHGYMAPEVLQKGVAYDSSADWFSLGCMLFKLLRGHSPFRQHKTKDKHEIDRMTLTMAVELPDSFSPELCSLLEGLLQRDVNRRLGCMGRGAQEVKEEPFFKGLDWQMVFLQKYPPPLIPPRGEVNAADAFDIGSFDEEDTKGIKLLESDQELYRNFPLTISERWQQEVTETVFEAVNADTDKLEARKKAKNKQLGHEEDYAMGKDCIMHGYMAKLGNPFLTQWQRRYFYLFPNRLEWRGEGESPSLLTMEEIDSVEETQVKERKCILLRIRGGKQFVLQCDSDPELAQWRKELRDAQRQAQQLLQRVPRMQNKPRSPVVELSKVPFIQRSANGL
- the GRK2 gene encoding beta-adrenergic receptor kinase 1 isoform X3, whose translation is MEFYEEIKKYEKLDSEEERTARSRHIFDHYIMKELLACSHPFSKSATEHVQSRLSKKQVPPDLFQPYIEEICQNLRGGIFQKFIESDKFTRFCQWKNVELNIHLTMNDFSVHRIIGRGGFGEVYGCRKADTGKMYAMKCLDKKRIKMKQGETLALNERIMLSLVSTGDCPFIVCMSYAFHTPDKLSFILDLMNGGDLHYHLSQHGVFSEAEMRFYAAEIILGLEHMHSRFVVYRDLKPANILLDEFGHVRISDLGLACDFSKKKPHASVGTHGYMAPEVLQKGVAYDSSADWFSLGCMLFKLLRGHSPFRQHKTKDKHEIDRMTLTMAVELPDSFSPELCSLLEGLLQRDVNRRLGCMGRGAQEVKEEPFFKGLDWQMVFLQKYPPPLIPPRGEVNAADAFDIGSFDEEDTKGIKLLESDQELYRNFPLTISERWQQEVTETVFEAVNADTDKLEARKKAKNKQLGHEEDYAMGKDCIMHGYMAKLGNPFLTQWQRRYFYLFPNRLEWRGEGESPQSLLTMEEIDSVEETQVKERKCILLRIRGGKQFVLQCDSDPELAQWRKELRDAQRQAQQLLQRVPRMQNKPRSPVVELSKVPFIQRSANGL